The genomic DNA ATCGCCTTCTGGATATAAATTTCCGTCCGCGTATCCACGCTGCTCGTCGCTTCATCCAGGATAAGAATCGCCGGATCGGCGAGAACAGCCCGAGCGATGGTCAGAAGCTGCTTCTGGCCTTGTGAGATGTTGGAGGCTTCTTCGTTCAGGATCGTATCATACCCGTCCGGCAGCGTGCGGATGAAATGATCGGCATGCGCCGTCTTCGCGGCCTGGATGATCTCCTCCTCCGTCGCTCCTTCACGCCCATAGGCAATATTATCGCGAATCGTACCGTTGAACAGCCAGGTATCCTGAAGCACCATACCGAATAGACTGCGCAGGTTCCCCCGGCTCATCTCCGTAATATCGACCCCGTCGATTGTAATCGAGCCGCCGTTCAATTCATAGAAACGCATCAGCAGATTGATCAGCGTCGTCTTCCCGGCGCCCGTTGGGCCGACGATGGCGATCGTCTGTCCTTTCGAGGCATGAATATTCATATCGTCGATCAGTATCGCCTGATCCTGGTAGCCAAAACGGACATGATTGAAGGAGACCTCTCCCTTCGGCTCTTCAATTTGAACAGGGTGAGCCGGATCTGGAACTTCCTCGGTTTCGTCCAGCACTTCGAATACACGCTCCGAGGAAGCGACGGTGGATTGAATGATATTGGCAATGTTAGCCGTTTGCGAAATCGGCATGGACAGCTGTCTCGTATACTGGATGAATGCCTGAATGTCACCGATCTTGATTTTTCCCTTCAGGACCAGAACGCCGCCTACCACGGCAACAAGCACATAACCGATATTGCCGATGAAGCTCATGATTGGCATGATCACGCCAGAAATGAATTGCGCCTTCCAGCCCGCCTCATACAGGCGTTCGTTGATCTCATCAAATTGCTGCAGCGACTTCTGTTCGCGGCCGAACACTTTGACCACCTTATGGCCCGTGTACATTTCCTCCACATGACCGTTCAGCATGCCAAGCTCCTTCTGCTGGCGGACAAACTGGCGCTGGGAACGCTTGGCGATCGAAGTGATCGCCATGATGCTTAGCGGGATCGTCAATACCGCGATCAACGTCATTAACGGACTGATCGAGAGCATCATCACGATAACCCCGATAATGGTCAGAACCGATGAAATCAGCTGGGTCATGCTCTGCTGCAGGGTGGAGCTGATATTGTCCATATCATTCGTCACCCGGCTGAGAATTTCCCCATGCGTTCTGGCGTCATAATATTTGAGCGGCAGACGCGACAGCTTGTCGTTCACTTGCTTCCGCAAATTGTAGACCGTCTTCTGCGAGACATCCGCCATTAAATACTGCTGGAAGTAGCTGAATAGAGCACTCAATAAGTACAGTCCAAGCAAAGTAAGAATAATTCTTCCGATGGCATCGAAGTCGATAGCCGCCCCCGGAATTCCCTTCATTTTCCCCATGATTCCTTCGAATAGTATGGTCGTCGCATCCCCCATAACCCTCGGGCTAAGAATGGCGAATACCGTACTGAGGACAGCCATGAGGACCACGGAACCAATCTGCAGCCGGAACGGACGCATATAAGTTATAAGGCGTCTGAGCGTACCTTTGAAATCCTTTGCCTTTTCGGCCGGTACGCCCATTCCGGGCGGGCCGCCATGCCCCCGGCCTCCGCCGAAGCCGCCTGGTCTTTTTGCGCTTTGTTGGTGACTCTGACTCATGCGATCTCCTCCTCTGACAGCTGGGACAAGACGATTTCCCGATACACCTCGCAGGTCTCCATCAATTCCTGATGCTTGCCGATCCCCGCGATTCGGCTCTCGTCCATCACGATGATCTGATCGGCATCCAGTACGGTACTTACCCGCTGAGCGACGATAATGACGGTGGATTCCCCGGTCTCCTGCTTGAGCGCTGCGCGCAGCTTGGAATCCGTCTTGAAGTCAAGCGCCGAGAAGCTGTCGTCGAAAATATATATCTCCGCCTGGCGTACCAATGCCCGGGCAATGGAGAGACGCTGCTTCTGACCGCCGGAGACGTTGGAGCCGCCCTGCGCAATTGGGGAGTCATACCCATGCTCCATCTTAGAGATGAAGTCGGCCGCTTGGGCAATTTCCGCCGCATGCCGCACCTCCTCATCGCTGGCATCCTCTTTCCCGTATCGGATATTGTCGCTGATCGTGCCTGTGAACAGTACGGCTTTCTGCGGAACGAAGCCGATCTTCGAGCGCAGCTCATGCTGGGACATGTCCCTGACATCGGTGCCGTTCACCAGTACCCGGCCTTCCTCCACGTCATAAAACCTCGGAATGAGATTAATCAGCGTGGATTTGCCGGAGCCTGTACCGCCGATGATCGCCGTTACCTCGCCGGGACGGGCCGCAAAGCTGATATCCTGGATTGCCGGCTTCTCGGCGCCAGGGTAGCTAAACGACACGTTCTGGAACTCGACATGGCCTTTTTGCCCATTCGCGGGCGCCGGCGCATCCGTATCCTTGATGACCGGGGCCATATCCAGCACCTCATTGATCCGGACAGCCGAAGCCGACGCGCGCGGAATCATCACGAACATCATCGACACCATTACAAGCGAGAACATAATTTGCATCGCATACTGCAGGAACGCCATCAGAT from Paenibacillus woosongensis includes the following:
- a CDS encoding ABC transporter ATP-binding protein, coding for MSQSHQQSAKRPGGFGGGRGHGGPPGMGVPAEKAKDFKGTLRRLITYMRPFRLQIGSVVLMAVLSTVFAILSPRVMGDATTILFEGIMGKMKGIPGAAIDFDAIGRIILTLLGLYLLSALFSYFQQYLMADVSQKTVYNLRKQVNDKLSRLPLKYYDARTHGEILSRVTNDMDNISSTLQQSMTQLISSVLTIIGVIVMMLSISPLMTLIAVLTIPLSIMAITSIAKRSQRQFVRQQKELGMLNGHVEEMYTGHKVVKVFGREQKSLQQFDEINERLYEAGWKAQFISGVIMPIMSFIGNIGYVLVAVVGGVLVLKGKIKIGDIQAFIQYTRQLSMPISQTANIANIIQSTVASSERVFEVLDETEEVPDPAHPVQIEEPKGEVSFNHVRFGYQDQAILIDDMNIHASKGQTIAIVGPTGAGKTTLINLLMRFYELNGGSITIDGVDITEMSRGNLRSLFGMVLQDTWLFNGTIRDNIAYGREGATEEEIIQAAKTAHADHFIRTLPDGYDTILNEEASNISQGQKQLLTIARAVLADPAILILDEATSSVDTRTEIYIQKAMNELMKGRTSFVIAHRLSTIKDADLILVMNHGSVIEQGTHEELLAQGGFYADLYNSQFSKGGFDLEVG
- a CDS encoding ABC transporter ATP-binding protein — translated: MTKLFRFLKPFRLPILAVLVLVFFQSLSELYLPTLMADIVDIGVVNGDTPYIWKVGSFMLLVALGGMLCSIAASYFASRAATGFGKLLRAKVFNHVENFSLEEFDKLGTASLITRTTNDITQVQQVLIMILRMMVMAPMLCIGGIIMAVSKDATLSLIFVVVLPVLALAIFLIARKGIPLFKAIQKKIDKLNLVMRENLTGIRVIRSFNRVQHEKMRFDQANYDLTDTSIKVNKIMAFMMPVMMLVMNLSSVAIIWFGGLRINAEMMQVGDLMAFLQYAMQIMFSLVMVSMMFVMIPRASASAVRINEVLDMAPVIKDTDAPAPANGQKGHVEFQNVSFSYPGAEKPAIQDISFAARPGEVTAIIGGTGSGKSTLINLIPRFYDVEEGRVLVNGTDVRDMSQHELRSKIGFVPQKAVLFTGTISDNIRYGKEDASDEEVRHAAEIAQAADFISKMEHGYDSPIAQGGSNVSGGQKQRLSIARALVRQAEIYIFDDSFSALDFKTDSKLRAALKQETGESTVIIVAQRVSTVLDADQIIVMDESRIAGIGKHQELMETCEVYREIVLSQLSEEEIA